In one window of Candidatus Hydrogenedentota bacterium DNA:
- a CDS encoding sulfatase yields the protein MGAITRRDFLSYAALAGLGAAAGPGCGPPPDDAPKAGEGPVPALGASSSNTPPNIVLIMLDTLRADKLGCYGCPHEVSPKLDALAAQGVLFERAVAQCSWTRPSIGSFLTSRYPRDLGLYLERNEILDSRFDTLGMLLKRRGYATFGATANPNLNRSYNFHLGFDEYIESDVVFSWMQEAHGDNVRGRVPLPSAPQLYEATLDFARRHAQGPCFAQLNLMEIHEWYVRDDYTLRRPEYQGMFLSAGERYPKYLQSVRQLTDDTAGFIEALCKLHGWENTLFAILSDHGEGLDDHPGVAKSLYHGWLLYESQVVVPWILYQPGWKPARARIAQPVRLLELLPTLLEYAGAPVPESVEGVSLKPLMDGAVETAALPEYFITETDFRGASKVGAYAAAWKYFDNSASHQGLPPQELQARGGREQGIRTDQSRRHAAEMAPMRQFVETWVQDHPKAPPTPQHAALSEEERRQLEAIGYLDDENGAAS from the coding sequence ATGGGCGCCATCACACGCAGGGATTTCCTTTCATATGCAGCGCTGGCCGGCTTGGGCGCGGCCGCGGGGCCGGGGTGCGGTCCCCCGCCTGACGATGCGCCGAAAGCCGGGGAAGGGCCTGTCCCGGCCTTGGGCGCGTCTTCGTCGAATACGCCGCCGAACATCGTCCTGATCATGCTGGACACGCTGCGGGCCGACAAACTGGGCTGCTATGGCTGCCCGCATGAAGTGTCGCCGAAGCTGGACGCGCTGGCTGCCCAAGGCGTGTTGTTTGAGCGGGCCGTGGCGCAGTGCAGTTGGACGCGCCCATCGATCGGGTCGTTCCTGACATCGCGCTACCCTCGCGACCTTGGCCTCTACCTCGAGCGGAATGAAATCCTGGACAGCCGCTTCGACACGCTCGGCATGCTCCTGAAACGGCGCGGCTACGCCACCTTCGGCGCAACCGCCAACCCGAACCTGAACCGCAGTTACAACTTCCACCTGGGTTTTGACGAGTACATCGAGAGCGACGTGGTTTTCAGTTGGATGCAGGAGGCCCACGGCGACAACGTGCGCGGGCGCGTGCCGCTGCCGTCCGCTCCGCAGTTGTATGAGGCAACGCTGGATTTCGCCCGGCGGCACGCGCAAGGCCCCTGCTTCGCGCAGTTGAACCTGATGGAAATCCACGAGTGGTATGTGCGCGACGACTACACGCTGCGCCGCCCGGAATACCAGGGCATGTTCCTGTCCGCGGGCGAGCGGTACCCGAAGTACTTGCAGTCCGTGAGGCAATTGACGGACGACACGGCGGGGTTCATCGAGGCGCTCTGCAAGCTCCACGGCTGGGAAAACACCTTGTTTGCAATCCTCAGTGACCACGGGGAAGGGCTCGACGACCACCCCGGCGTCGCGAAGTCGCTTTACCATGGCTGGCTGCTCTACGAGTCGCAGGTAGTGGTTCCATGGATCCTGTATCAGCCGGGCTGGAAACCGGCCCGTGCCCGGATCGCACAACCGGTGCGGTTGCTGGAACTGCTGCCGACGCTGCTCGAATACGCGGGCGCGCCCGTGCCGGAATCTGTCGAAGGGGTGTCGTTGAAGCCGCTGATGGACGGCGCAGTGGAAACGGCCGCGTTGCCGGAGTACTTTATCACGGAAACCGATTTCCGCGGCGCGTCGAAGGTGGGCGCCTACGCTGCCGCGTGGAAATATTTCGACAATAGCGCGTCCCATCAGGGCCTGCCGCCGCAAGAGTTGCAGGCGCGCGGCGGGCGCGAACAGGGTATCCGCACGGACCAGTCGCGGCGGCACGCCGCGGAAATGGCGCCGATGCGCCAGTTCGTGGAAACCTGGGTGCAGGATCACCCGAAAGCGCCGCCCACGCCGCAACATGCGGCACTCTCGGAAGAGGAACGGCGCCAACTGGAAGCCATCGGTTATCTGGACGACGAGAACGGCGCGGCGTCCTGA
- a CDS encoding response regulator, with product MRKLLERQLSEWGHEVCTARDGTEALRHIENQPELDVLLLDWMMPGPDGLEVCRLARQLERSHYVFIVLITSRSGKEDYLAGMSAGADDFVTKPVDTDELRVRMYSAERVIRLKTEAQVQAAIAAELRELDAMKSAFISLTSHELRSPLAIIMMDLDFLTMQEALQRDDLQEVVGLASKAAERLCRIVEETLKASKDGNYSKGLNLEPVDVHALVRETVDEVMPFAALRSQQIHMQIEPDLPGIMMDAPKIRDALANLLMNAVKFTPDGKVIDVKVVREYSGAVVFSVTDPGIGICDADKPHIFEHLFSTLNIMHHSSGFYEFGKRGIGLGLAIVKNFVELHGGSVGFESTEGQGSCFHFTVPVIS from the coding sequence ATGCGAAAGCTGCTTGAACGGCAACTTTCCGAATGGGGGCATGAGGTGTGCACGGCCCGGGACGGCACGGAAGCGTTACGGCACATCGAGAATCAGCCTGAACTGGACGTGCTCCTTCTGGACTGGATGATGCCTGGCCCGGACGGGCTGGAGGTGTGCCGGCTTGCGCGGCAACTGGAGCGCAGCCACTACGTCTTTATCGTGCTCATCACGTCCCGCAGCGGCAAGGAAGATTATCTGGCGGGCATGTCGGCGGGCGCCGACGACTTCGTGACCAAGCCGGTGGATACGGACGAACTCCGGGTCCGCATGTATTCCGCGGAGCGGGTGATCCGCTTGAAAACGGAGGCACAAGTGCAGGCGGCCATCGCGGCGGAACTCCGCGAACTGGACGCCATGAAATCAGCGTTTATCAGCCTTACCTCGCATGAGTTGAGAAGTCCCCTGGCGATCATCATGATGGACCTGGATTTCCTGACCATGCAAGAGGCGTTGCAGCGGGACGACCTGCAGGAAGTGGTGGGTCTTGCCTCGAAAGCAGCGGAACGGCTCTGCCGTATCGTCGAGGAGACACTGAAAGCGAGTAAGGATGGGAATTACAGCAAGGGGCTGAACCTGGAACCCGTGGATGTGCATGCGCTTGTGCGCGAAACCGTGGACGAAGTGATGCCCTTTGCCGCTCTCCGGTCTCAGCAGATACACATGCAAATAGAACCAGACCTTCCCGGAATCATGATGGACGCGCCCAAAATTCGAGATGCCTTGGCCAATTTACTCATGAATGCCGTCAAATTCACGCCAGACGGCAAGGTGATAGATGTCAAGGTGGTTCGAGAGTACTCGGGGGCCGTCGTTTTTTCCGTTACCGACCCGGGAATTGGCATCTGCGACGCCGACAAGCCGCACATTTTTGAGCACCTCTTCTCCACGTTGAACATCATGCATCATTCGTCGGGTTTCTACGAGTTTGGAAAGCGCGGCATTGGCCTGGGATTGGCCATCGTGAAGAACTTTGTGGAATTGCACGGCGGGTCAGTGGGATTTGAAAGCACGGAAGGCCAAGGGTCCTGTTTCCATTTTACGGTCCCCGTGATTTCCTGA